The Sporocytophaga myxococcoides DSM 11118 genome contains the following window.
TATAAGCAATTTCAGTTTTTCAAAATCCTCTACTTCTTTTTCCTTGAATTCAATCTGAGCGATATTATTCTTAACTGAAAGTAACACACAGTTGAATGTATATTTCCCTTCACTTGAGAAAATAACCTCAATGCCTGCAACCTTCTTCTGTTTTGAAAGTATCTCGCTCAGCTGTTTGATCATGATTAGTATATAATTGTTGGTTTAATAAAAACCACAGAAATCATTTTACTTTTTGATCTGGATCTACTGCTGAAAATCCATTTGATAATCGGAATTCTGGACAAAATCGGTACACCAGATCCTCTTTCTGATGTCTCATTTCTTTCCAATCCTCCAAGCACTACCATTTCTTCATTTCGCACCCTTACAATTGATTTAAACTGGCTTGTTGAAGACGGTGGCGGTCCTGACGGAGCTTCTCCTATAAAGTCAGTGATACTTACATCAATATTCAAAGTCACCTGATCATCTCCTGAAACTATTGGTTTTATATTGATAGATAAATTTGCCTGAACTGCATTATAAGTTTCTGTTGTAATATTTGTGGGAGTTAGACTTCCTACCACATTTTGGGTTTTTAAAGCATAGTACCTGGTTGTTCCTATACTCAGATTTGCATCATGACCATTAAGCGTCGATAGCTTTGGAGTAGATCGGACATTTACATTATCATTGCTTTCAAGTGCTGTTAATCCCACGTAAAATTGAGGAGTAACCTTCCCGATATTGAAAACATTGTTGGTACCCAACCATCCTAAAAAGTCATTAATAGATTTGGATCCAAAATTAAACTTAAGACCTGGAAATATTGAGCCTCCAGTCCTTACTGTATCCGAAATCCCGGCTGAAATACCTGTTTCTACCTTTCTTCCTTTTCTCACATCCATAAGGATTACTTCAATCATAACCATCGGTACAACCTTATCCAACTGCCTTACGAATGCTTCTATTTCAAAGATCTGAGGTAAACTTCCTGATAACAGGATACTGTTTAATTCTTTAAATTCTTTTATTTCCACACCTTTCTTTAACTCTGCCGGAATAATCTCCTGCACTGCATCCAGCGAACGATATTGAAATTGAATGACTTTGTTTGCTCGCAAACCTTCAAGTTTACGATCACCTATCATATAAATTTTATTATCAATCTTAAAAGTATAATCAGTGCCCTGAAGCAGCCGGCTTAAGAAATCATCAAACTTTACATTGTTTACGCTGGTCGTAGCATTGCCTTTAATATCTGAAAATAAAAAGTAACTTATTCCCATCTCTTCTGTAACCGCTTTAACAACATCAGCAATAGGAGCATTCACGGCTTCAAGTGAAATCATTTTTCTCCCCAGTGAATCTTCATTTACCTCAACA
Protein-coding sequences here:
- a CDS encoding secretin and TonB N-terminal domain-containing protein — its product is MKTKLLYFYLILFLWTGNAWAQQDRYSDLEQRLRDLADLSPGLKETVDFSVSGASIQEFLRGIAESHNLNISVDPTLNIRVYNNFTNEKVYNILLFLAKEHELDVQFVGSIMSFKKYNPPPVIQAAAPPREILVKYNSYNNLLSLDLKNDTLDKVAKKITQTTKKNVILSSGLTGKLVSAYIEDMPFENAIQKMAYANSLKILKTDDEFYVLKTIEEGEDLLSSNDPRNKKKNTYQKPQGQNKANMQQGSAAASSLFVEVNEDSLGRKMISLEAVNAPIADVVKAVTEEMGISYFLFSDIKGNATTSVNNVKFDDFLSRLLQGTDYTFKIDNKIYMIGDRKLEGLRANKVIQFQYRSLDAVQEIIPAELKKGVEIKEFKELNSILLSGSLPQIFEIEAFVRQLDKVVPMVMIEVILMDVRKGRKVETGISAGISDTVRTGGSIFPGLKFNFGSKSINDFLGWLGTNNVFNIGKVTPQFYVGLTALESNDNVNVRSTPKLSTLNGHDANLSIGTTRYYALKTQNVVGSLTPTNITTETYNAVQANLSINIKPIVSGDDQVTLNIDVSITDFIGEAPSGPPPSSTSQFKSIVRVRNEEMVVLGGLERNETSERGSGVPILSRIPIIKWIFSSRSRSKSKMISVVFIKPTIIY